A stretch of DNA from Cloacibacillus sp.:
AAATACTTGACATCGGTACCACGGGGGAGCTGCTTTCGCGTTATCCGTACAAGCTGCTCAGCCTTGGCAGCGGCGGGCGTGAGATCCGCGGCTGGCTTGAAGGCCGACCACACATCGTGGACGCCAATATGTTCGGCTCGAAATACCACATCGTGACGGACGACGCGGAGAGTGCGCGGAGCTGCATCGAAACGGTCTTTAAAGAACACGGCAGCCCGCTGCCGGAGATCCGCGGCATCGAACCTGGGCTCGAAGATCTCTTCGTCGCCTTTGCGGGAAAGGAGAACTGACATGCCCCCCGTAGTGGTCCGTACGGAACACCTGACGAAAAAATTTGGCAGCTTCACCGCCGTTGACGATATAAACATGTCCATCGAGGAGGGGGAGGTCTACGGCTTTCTCGGCCCCAACGGCGCGGGAAAATCGACGACCATCCGCATGCTCTGCGGCCTGCTCGCGCCCACCTCGGGCAAGGGGCTCGTTCTTGGCCTCGACCTGGCCTCCAACGGACAGAAACTAAAGGAAAAAATCGGCTACATGTCGCAGAAATTCTCGCTCTATCCGGAGCTCTCCGTCCTGGAAAACCTCAACCTCTATTCGGGGCTCTACGGGCTCAAGGGCGCGGCTAAGAAAAAGCGTATTGACGAAATGATCGAGCTTGCGGGGCTTGTGGGGCGCGAGAACGAACCCACCTCGTCGCTCTCCGGCGGCTGGCGGCAGAGGCTTGCCCTCGGCTGCGCCATCCTCCACAAGCCGAAGATACTCTTCCTCGACGAGGCGACGAGCGGCGTCGACCCCAAGGCGCGCCTGCTTTTCTGGGACATCATCTACGACCTTGCCGCGAACGGCACCACCGTGATGGTCACCACTCATTTTATGGACGAGGCGGAACACTGCAACAAGGTCGCCTTCATCTACTATGGGCGGCTGATCGCCGACGACTCACCGGACAACCTGAAGAAAAAGATCCCCGGCAGACTATATGAGGTGACGGCGGCGGACCCGATGGCGCTGCTCGCCAAGGTACAGGCCGGAGAGGGCGGCCCGATGATCGACTCCTACTTCTTCGGCGACAAGGTACACCTGCTCGTCGCGCAGGACCGTGAGATAACGGCGGAGGGTATCTTCGCGGAGAGCAAGATCGAGCGCATCGAACAATCGATGGAGGACGTCTTCGTCTACCTCGTCAAATCCCACGCTGGTGACGACCTGGGAGACGGACGAATATCCGGAATCGGTAATGCCACTGCGAATCAGGCCCAAGAGGCGAAAAAAGAGGGGACAAAATGAACTGGGAACGGATGCACGCACTGATAGTAAAAGAATTCATACAGCTTATGCGCGACCGCATCACGCTGGCGATAGTCGTATTCATGCCGCTGGCGCAGCTGCTTATTTTCGGCTTCGCCATCAACACCGACGTAAAGCATCTGCACACCGTCGTCTTCGACCAGTCGCGTACGCAGGAGAGCCGCGCGATGATCAACAGCCTCACCTCCAGCAACTACTTCGACATCATAAAATACGCCGGAAGCGTCAAAGAGGTCGACCAGACGGTAGAATCGGGCCGCGCGAAGGTGGGCATCGTATTCCCGCCGGATTACGCGAGCCGGATAAAGGGCGGCCGCCAGACCTCCGTTCAGGTGATAATCGACGCGACGGACAACCTAAGCGCCTCCTCGGCGCTCGCCGCGGCGCAGACCATCGGCATGCTTAAATCGCAGGAGATCCTCGCGGAA
This window harbors:
- a CDS encoding ABC transporter ATP-binding protein, coding for MPPVVVRTEHLTKKFGSFTAVDDINMSIEEGEVYGFLGPNGAGKSTTIRMLCGLLAPTSGKGLVLGLDLASNGQKLKEKIGYMSQKFSLYPELSVLENLNLYSGLYGLKGAAKKKRIDEMIELAGLVGRENEPTSSLSGGWRQRLALGCAILHKPKILFLDEATSGVDPKARLLFWDIIYDLAANGTTVMVTTHFMDEAEHCNKVAFIYYGRLIADDSPDNLKKKIPGRLYEVTAADPMALLAKVQAGEGGPMIDSYFFGDKVHLLVAQDREITAEGIFAESKIERIEQSMEDVFVYLVKSHAGDDLGDGRISGIGNATANQAQEAKKEGTK